The following proteins are encoded in a genomic region of Acidobacteriota bacterium:
- a CDS encoding thioredoxin family protein — protein sequence MRPASFLLAPVFAAALAAPLPLAGAETAKPAGVHVPFVEGKPFAEVLKRAKAEGKPVMLDVVAAWCGPCKIMDKTTFADASVVAWSKKFVVPARVDAEKGEGRKVSARYQAFSFPTVVFLDGDGNEIDRLVGAYQAADFQRGGEAVLGGKTPLLDGLSKLKAKWDHEEGIRLGSALALRRDRARLRPIALRVVSEEGELSRPEVFQLFAQLVAIETLDDDFSPETGDLIATFLPRLGTDPRRGFFAAAYVTALGKRGDVATARSVAAETLAAVGEGGPYNADVLAALGGAEKKAGRTAEALAAYQRAADAATKNGAAPGVRVERQLDLVEANAAAGRPAEAKKAWASALELGAGALDAGLSTRASRAALALKDGPEAVKQARRAVELTQGEDAAAQAALAQALRASGDAAGSSAAWKRAAELDPQNAEYRAGAETGAKKKAAKAS from the coding sequence GTGAGACCTGCCTCGTTCCTCCTCGCCCCCGTCTTCGCCGCCGCGCTCGCCGCCCCGCTGCCGCTGGCCGGGGCCGAGACCGCGAAACCCGCCGGTGTCCACGTTCCCTTCGTCGAAGGCAAACCGTTCGCCGAGGTCCTGAAGCGCGCGAAGGCCGAAGGCAAGCCCGTCATGCTCGACGTCGTCGCCGCGTGGTGCGGCCCGTGCAAGATCATGGACAAGACGACGTTCGCCGACGCGAGCGTCGTCGCGTGGTCGAAGAAGTTCGTCGTCCCTGCCCGCGTCGACGCCGAGAAGGGCGAGGGCCGGAAAGTCTCCGCCCGCTACCAGGCCTTTTCCTTCCCGACAGTCGTCTTCCTCGACGGCGACGGGAACGAGATCGACCGCCTCGTCGGCGCCTACCAGGCCGCGGACTTCCAGCGCGGCGGCGAGGCCGTTCTCGGCGGGAAGACGCCGCTCCTCGACGGCCTCTCGAAGCTCAAGGCGAAGTGGGACCACGAGGAAGGGATCCGCCTCGGAAGCGCCCTCGCGCTGCGGCGGGACCGCGCGCGGCTGCGCCCGATCGCGCTGCGGGTCGTCTCGGAGGAGGGCGAGCTCTCGCGCCCGGAGGTCTTCCAGCTCTTCGCGCAGCTCGTCGCCATCGAAACGCTCGACGACGACTTCTCGCCCGAGACCGGCGACCTCATCGCGACGTTCCTCCCGCGCCTCGGCACCGACCCGCGCCGCGGCTTCTTCGCGGCGGCGTACGTCACGGCGCTCGGCAAGCGCGGCGACGTCGCGACGGCCCGCTCGGTGGCCGCCGAGACGCTGGCCGCCGTCGGCGAGGGCGGGCCCTACAACGCCGACGTCCTCGCCGCGCTGGGCGGCGCCGAGAAGAAGGCCGGCCGCACGGCCGAGGCTCTCGCGGCGTACCAGCGCGCGGCCGACGCCGCCACGAAGAACGGCGCCGCCCCGGGCGTGCGCGTCGAGCGCCAGCTCGACCTCGTGGAGGCGAACGCCGCCGCGGGCCGCCCCGCCGAGGCGAAGAAGGCCTGGGCCTCCGCGCTCGAGCTCGGCGCCGGGGCGCTGGACGCGGGCCTCTCGACGCGCGCCTCGCGCGCCGCGCTCGCGCTCAAGGACGGCCCGGAGGCCGTCAAGCAGGCCCGCCGCGCCGTGGAGCTCACGCAGGGCGAGGACGCGGCCGCGCAGGCCGCGCTCGCGCAGGCGCTCCGCGCTTCGGGCGACGCCGCCGGCTCGTCGGCCGCCTGGAAGCGCGCCGCCGAGCTCGACCCGCAGAACGCCGAGTACCGCGCCGGGGCGGAGACCGGCGCGAAGAAGAAGGCCGCGAAGGCCTCCTGA
- a CDS encoding alpha/beta hydrolase, translating into MRSLAEILLSPVGLAPVTASTEAFRMAVAAAAGDAGIVEMLVHDGDPEEPARLVTLFASPGRPETRPTLLFLHGKGGGGAEWTKDAVRSLRLGFNVLVPELRGHPPSTGARITCGIRETNDLLLLLDLARERFGVEAARLGIDGCSLGSLLALQLAAARTPAALWLQSPFGDLRAMAVHYLHRATGLPRILLEGPVRLLVRRIERTEKLDLSQADPVAAARRVTCPTTVVHGETDELVPIRFSPRLYEALAGPKTFWRVPACGHCHHADEPQAVLPAEYERRWTEFFLENVP; encoded by the coding sequence ATGCGATCGCTCGCGGAGATCCTCCTCTCACCCGTCGGCCTCGCGCCCGTCACCGCGTCGACGGAGGCGTTCCGCATGGCCGTGGCGGCCGCCGCGGGCGACGCCGGCATCGTGGAGATGCTCGTGCACGACGGCGACCCGGAGGAGCCCGCCCGCCTCGTGACCCTCTTCGCCTCGCCGGGACGGCCCGAGACGCGGCCGACGCTCCTCTTCCTGCATGGCAAGGGCGGCGGCGGAGCCGAGTGGACGAAGGACGCGGTGCGTTCGCTGAGGCTCGGCTTCAACGTGCTCGTCCCCGAGCTGCGCGGCCACCCGCCGTCGACGGGCGCGCGGATCACGTGCGGCATCCGCGAGACGAACGACCTCCTGCTCCTCCTCGACCTCGCGCGGGAGCGATTCGGCGTCGAGGCCGCGCGCCTCGGGATCGACGGCTGCTCTCTCGGCTCGCTCCTCGCGCTGCAGCTCGCGGCGGCGCGGACGCCCGCGGCGCTCTGGCTCCAGTCCCCGTTCGGCGACCTGCGCGCGATGGCCGTCCACTACCTTCACCGCGCGACCGGATTGCCTCGCATCCTCCTCGAGGGGCCGGTGCGTCTCCTCGTCCGCCGGATCGAGAGGACGGAGAAGCTCGATCTCTCGCAGGCCGACCCCGTCGCGGCGGCCCGGCGCGTGACGTGCCCGACGACCGTCGTCCACGGCGAGACGGACGAACTCGTGCCGATCCGCTTTTCGCCGCGCCTCTACGAGGCGCTCGCGGGGCCGAAGACGTTCTGGCGAGTTCCCGCGTGCGGGCACTGCCACCACGCGGACGAGCCGCAGGCCGTCCTTCCGGCGGAGTACGAGCGGCGCTGGACGGAGTTCTTCCTCGAGAACGTCCCGTAG
- a CDS encoding ABC transporter substrate-binding protein encodes MTDALVLAHSPDSDDAFMFYGLRANAVDTEGVTYTHTLADIETLNRRALSGELAITAVSFHAYAYLADRYLLLPHGASFGDGYGPCVVARREGGPRTLADLAGKRVAVPGKLTSAAMCLSLYAKDATPVVMAFDKVGDAVNAGEVDAGVVIHEGQLTWKDEGFHLVADFGVVWKEETGLPLPLGGNAVRRDLGPELIARVSRALGRSIEYALLHREDALTDAMRFARGLPREKADRFVGMYVNDWTRSYGPRGREAVRLFLRRGHDAGILPTLVEPEWVAEG; translated from the coding sequence ATGACGGACGCACTCGTTCTCGCTCACTCGCCCGACTCCGACGACGCGTTCATGTTCTACGGACTGCGCGCGAACGCCGTGGACACCGAGGGCGTCACCTACACGCACACGCTCGCCGACATCGAGACGCTCAACCGGCGCGCTCTCTCGGGCGAGCTCGCGATCACGGCCGTGTCGTTCCACGCCTACGCGTACCTCGCGGACCGCTACCTGCTCCTTCCGCACGGCGCGTCGTTCGGCGACGGTTACGGCCCCTGCGTCGTCGCGCGGCGCGAGGGCGGGCCGCGCACGCTCGCCGACCTGGCCGGAAAGCGCGTGGCGGTTCCGGGGAAGCTCACGTCCGCCGCGATGTGCCTCTCGCTCTACGCGAAGGATGCGACGCCCGTCGTGATGGCCTTCGACAAGGTCGGCGACGCCGTGAACGCCGGCGAGGTGGACGCGGGCGTCGTGATCCACGAGGGCCAGCTCACCTGGAAGGACGAGGGCTTCCACCTCGTGGCCGACTTCGGCGTCGTCTGGAAGGAGGAGACGGGCCTTCCGCTCCCCCTCGGAGGCAACGCCGTCCGCCGCGACCTCGGGCCCGAGCTCATCGCGCGGGTCTCCCGCGCCCTCGGGCGCTCGATCGAGTACGCCCTCCTCCACCGCGAGGACGCCCTCACGGACGCGATGCGCTTCGCGCGCGGCCTCCCGCGCGAGAAGGCCGACCGCTTCGTCGGGATGTACGTGAACGACTGGACGCGCTCCTACGGGCCGAGGGGCCGGGAGGCCGTGCGCCTCTTCCTCAGGCGCGGCCACGACGCCGGGATCCTTCCGACGCTCGTCGAGCCGGAGTGGGTGGCGGAGGGTTGA
- a CDS encoding DUF4149 domain-containing protein: MTKRTRVLAGGFLFLAALWCGMLAFFGAFGARVVLETSPSRHAAGAVNKVLLDVLDAATLGFALLLGLLLFLWNRARPWTAGARGYAVRFLAIAAVAAAASLFVVTPEMMERRARMGPIDLVSKEDPLRKAWGRLHGVSSLTLLVRILASAGVFAAGFGQLPKGDA; this comes from the coding sequence GTGACGAAGCGGACGCGAGTTCTCGCCGGCGGCTTCCTCTTCCTGGCCGCCCTCTGGTGCGGGATGCTCGCGTTCTTCGGCGCCTTCGGCGCCCGGGTCGTCCTCGAGACGTCGCCGAGCCGCCACGCGGCGGGCGCCGTGAACAAGGTTCTCCTCGACGTGCTCGACGCGGCGACCCTGGGCTTCGCGCTTCTCCTCGGGCTCCTCCTCTTCCTGTGGAACCGCGCTCGCCCCTGGACCGCGGGCGCAAGGGGCTACGCCGTCCGCTTCCTCGCGATCGCGGCGGTGGCGGCCGCGGCGTCGCTCTTCGTCGTGACGCCCGAGATGATGGAGCGGCGCGCCCGCATGGGCCCGATCGACCTCGTCTCGAAGGAAGATCCCCTGCGCAAGGCCTGGGGGCGCCTCCACGGCGTCTCGTCGCTGACTCTCCTCGTGCGGATCCTCGCCTCGGCCGGCGTCTTCGCCGCGGGCTTCGGGCAGCTGCCGAAGGGCGACGCCTGA
- the truA gene encoding tRNA pseudouridine(38-40) synthase TruA: MTAPSVLRATLEYDGGRYRGWQSQVNARTVQGELYAACRDVLGKDVKVNGAGRTDAGVHAFAQVASLHGPFTAPASELGRIRQALNDRLPPDIHVLNLQPAGRTFHARHDAGERIYRYRISRRRTAFGKRYVWWIKDRLDAKAMQAAADLFPGRHDFGSFCENSEGHDSTLVEVAFARLETPPEAPDLLIFRIGASHFLWKMVRRLTGTLVEVGTGRLGVKDVKEMLTTRTAKSAAWTSPPSGLFLESVTYPGDPPPPPIDPFRPGF; encoded by the coding sequence ATGACCGCCCCGAGCGTCCTCCGCGCGACCCTCGAGTACGACGGCGGGCGCTACCGCGGCTGGCAGTCGCAGGTGAACGCCCGCACGGTTCAGGGAGAGCTCTACGCCGCCTGCCGCGACGTCCTCGGCAAGGACGTCAAAGTGAACGGCGCGGGCCGCACGGACGCCGGCGTTCACGCCTTCGCGCAGGTCGCCTCGCTCCACGGCCCGTTCACGGCCCCCGCTTCCGAGCTCGGGAGAATCCGGCAGGCTCTCAACGACCGCCTCCCGCCGGACATCCACGTCCTGAATCTCCAGCCCGCGGGCCGCACGTTCCATGCGCGCCACGACGCGGGCGAGCGCATCTACCGCTACCGCATCTCGCGGCGGCGCACGGCGTTCGGCAAGCGCTACGTCTGGTGGATCAAGGACCGCCTCGACGCGAAGGCCATGCAGGCCGCCGCCGACCTCTTCCCGGGCCGCCACGACTTCGGGAGCTTCTGCGAAAACTCCGAGGGGCACGACTCGACGCTCGTCGAGGTCGCGTTCGCCCGCCTCGAGACGCCGCCCGAGGCGCCCGACCTCCTGATCTTCCGGATCGGCGCGTCGCATTTCCTCTGGAAGATGGTGCGCCGCCTGACGGGGACGCTCGTGGAGGTCGGCACGGGACGGCTCGGCGTGAAGGACGTGAAGGAGATGCTGACGACGCGCACGGCGAAGAGCGCCGCCTGGACGTCGCCGCCGTCCGGTCTCTTCCTCGAGTCCGTGACGTACCCGGGGGATCCCCCGCCGCCGCCCATCGACCCCTTCCGCCCCGGCTTCTGA